AATCACTTCCTCACAGACTTAAAAGTTCATCTGAGGTATATTACATACTTTCAGGGAGTGGAAAGATGCATATCGGAGATGAATCAGAATCAGTCTGTTCCGGTCAGGCAGTTTATATTCCACCGGGAGATGTTCAGTATATTGAAAATACAGGCGATTTAGATCTCGTTTTTCTTGCAATTGTAAGTCCTGAGTGGAGTTTGGAGGATGAAGAAGTAATATTGGATTAATAATCCCTGAATTTGATTTAGTTGCCGGATAACCAGATATAAGTATCATCTCTGGCAAAACCAAACTGTTTTATATTGACTGAAAAGAGATATTTTGTGATTAATAATGGGTAAGAAGAGTGGAAAAAAAGAGGCCGGAGGGAGAGAAAGAAGCAATATTATCTCCGGTGAGGAAAAATATCAGGTTAAATCCTTAAAAGATCTAAATTCAGAAAACTTAAAAGGAGTTTTAATGCATAACCGGTATGCACAGATGCTTATCCTGCTTGTCATTGCCGGATTTGTGCTTCGTTTCTACAATCTTGGATTTA
The genomic region above belongs to Methanomicrobium antiquum and contains:
- a CDS encoding cupin domain-containing protein, producing the protein MLIQDIKNLEYFRSGDNCLLCELLHPEKIKGTLPEKLSMNYSIAHAIVPRGEKSLPHRLKSSSEVYYILSGSGKMHIGDESESVCSGQAVYIPPGDVQYIENTGDLDLVFLAIVSPEWSLEDEEVILD